A region of Halosolutus amylolyticus DNA encodes the following proteins:
- a CDS encoding DUF5809 family protein, translating into MDTVGTLSFESAAEARDRYESIGPAAQTVVREVAKAMEFDREEYDERVTGAVVETARDALFASLLEVRVGSREEYDDWRETYDGEVTEVGNENVERVVWHAGPDGAAVAATFQNKTDAAIATLRRQAFGRLYRDLLEDS; encoded by the coding sequence ATGGATACGGTGGGAACGCTCAGTTTCGAGTCGGCCGCCGAGGCACGCGATCGCTACGAGTCGATCGGCCCCGCGGCGCAGACGGTCGTCCGCGAGGTCGCGAAGGCCATGGAGTTCGATCGCGAGGAGTACGACGAGCGGGTCACCGGCGCGGTCGTCGAGACGGCCCGGGACGCGCTCTTCGCGAGTCTGCTCGAGGTCCGGGTCGGCTCCCGCGAGGAGTACGACGACTGGCGCGAGACGTACGACGGCGAGGTGACCGAGGTCGGTAACGAGAACGTCGAGCGCGTCGTCTGGCACGCCGGCCCCGACGGGGCTGCCGTCGCGGCGACGTTCCAGAACAAGACGGACGCGGCGATCGCGACGCTGCGCCGGCAGGCGTTCGGCAGGCTCTATCGCGACCTTCTCGAAGACTCCTGA
- a CDS encoding cation:proton antiporter, with product MVEATGIDLLNLLLVLTLAWIFGLAVERVGYPALMGELLAGVVFGPAVLGVLHGGEAIDVLAELGVFLLMLYVGMEVDLHDLFELGPQSLMIAVGGFVVPFGLGYLIGGVIGATIEQSLFVGIAMAATSLATKSRILVDLDILDTRIAGVLLGGALLSDVGVMVVFAGIMGFIETGDVTIVGLGLVAGKALLFFAVALVIGDRFLPYLWGRLQVWMAHHEFVDKTSAFTIALVVALVFAFFAALADLHMIIGGFVAGLFLRQAELERDIYEHMYNVIYDLAMGFFAPIFFVSVAFELTLDVFTQRLDLLVLVLVAAFAGKIVGSWLFALPTKLSSREGLVIGFGMNGRGTVEIVIVTVALSAGVIGQELFSVLVFMAIFTTTLVPPSVKWGVDWLRRTDELISTDGVLLDADSDPGNS from the coding sequence ATGGTCGAAGCCACCGGCATCGATCTCCTCAACCTCCTCCTCGTGCTGACGCTGGCGTGGATCTTCGGGCTCGCGGTCGAGCGGGTCGGCTATCCGGCGCTGATGGGGGAACTCCTCGCGGGGGTCGTCTTCGGACCGGCGGTGCTGGGAGTGTTACACGGGGGCGAGGCGATCGACGTCCTCGCGGAACTGGGGGTCTTCTTGCTGATGCTCTACGTCGGCATGGAGGTCGACCTCCACGACCTGTTCGAACTCGGTCCGCAGTCGCTGATGATCGCGGTCGGCGGCTTCGTCGTTCCCTTCGGACTCGGCTACCTGATCGGTGGCGTCATCGGCGCGACGATCGAGCAGTCGCTGTTCGTCGGCATCGCGATGGCGGCCACGTCGCTGGCGACGAAATCGCGGATCCTGGTCGACCTGGACATCCTCGATACCCGAATCGCGGGCGTCCTCCTCGGTGGCGCACTCCTGTCGGACGTGGGCGTGATGGTCGTGTTCGCCGGCATCATGGGCTTCATCGAAACGGGTGACGTGACGATCGTGGGCCTCGGACTGGTGGCGGGGAAAGCGTTGCTGTTCTTCGCGGTCGCGCTGGTGATCGGCGATCGCTTCCTGCCGTACCTCTGGGGACGACTCCAGGTGTGGATGGCGCACCACGAGTTCGTCGACAAGACCTCGGCGTTCACGATCGCGCTCGTCGTCGCGCTCGTCTTCGCCTTCTTCGCGGCGCTCGCGGACCTGCACATGATCATCGGCGGGTTCGTCGCCGGACTGTTCCTGCGACAGGCGGAACTCGAGCGGGACATCTACGAGCACATGTACAACGTCATCTACGACCTGGCGATGGGCTTTTTCGCCCCGATCTTCTTCGTCTCCGTCGCCTTCGAACTGACGCTCGACGTGTTCACGCAGCGGCTGGACTTGCTCGTCCTCGTCCTCGTGGCCGCCTTCGCCGGCAAGATCGTCGGTAGCTGGCTGTTCGCCCTCCCGACGAAACTCTCCTCGAGGGAGGGACTCGTGATCGGCTTCGGGATGAACGGCCGCGGGACCGTCGAGATCGTCATCGTCACGGTCGCGCTGTCGGCCGGCGTCATCGGCCAGGAACTGTTCTCGGTGCTCGTCTTCATGGCCATCTTCACGACGACGCTCGTCCCGCCGTCCGTCAAGTGGGGCGTCGACTGGCTCCGGCGGACGGACGAACTGATCTCGACGGACGGGGTCCTCCTCGATGCCGACTCGGATCCCGGCAACTCCTGA
- a CDS encoding DUF5810 domain-containing protein produces MGYACPVCDAEQADAEHLANHLAVTAALGRADHRDWLEEHAPDWADRGPEDLGTIVSEYAPEIETPEFESGHGHEPTFEDELARQSRGPGRGALTSEAEGVLEEARELTRQMQAGDAESDDRDGTDGEPEPESGENENA; encoded by the coding sequence ATGGGATACGCCTGCCCGGTCTGCGACGCCGAACAGGCCGACGCGGAACACCTCGCGAACCACCTCGCGGTCACCGCCGCGCTCGGCCGGGCGGACCACCGCGACTGGCTCGAGGAACACGCCCCCGACTGGGCCGACCGCGGCCCCGAGGACCTCGGCACGATCGTCAGCGAGTACGCTCCCGAGATCGAGACGCCCGAGTTCGAGTCGGGCCACGGTCACGAGCCGACGTTCGAGGACGAACTCGCCCGGCAGAGCCGTGGTCCCGGACGCGGCGCGCTGACGAGCGAGGCCGAGGGCGTCCTCGAGGAGGCCCGAGAACTGACCCGGCAGATGCAGGCGGGGGACGCCGAGTCCGACGACCGGGACGGAACGGACGGCGAACCGGAGCCGGAATCCGGCGAAAACGAAAACGCGTAA